A part of Spodoptera frugiperda isolate SF20-4 chromosome 25, AGI-APGP_CSIRO_Sfru_2.0, whole genome shotgun sequence genomic DNA contains:
- the LOC118268507 gene encoding uncharacterized protein LOC118268507 isoform X1, with protein sequence MTSSSAKVDDIFREAGTAFNKLSEMTMSLQAAEDSLSDEVWSPEDLETLRSSVHRFAVELNKISQHIKKRTMYHLRRLLELDSGAIRDVPGTSPDVTQQPRYVIQAPTLVTSTSTWVACAVPVSTYIPISNPDATPIASLPQSTYCNDISILSESNDVVIPPGIEIPSELEPLPVLLHLSDLEPSLSQPALIKSNSEENETSESELDGFNPEVVPPVPPEQILQTEKKKKPKQTTKNQTSNSNEVNNNVKDNVNTEMCLTVRQLLKYLNCEETHGQSTNEQVIINSPPTYTLARPVPSDIVVPSYGTSSSVQHQVTVSKPFDYHSHVVKSLHTKAPPSYQEFVPLSKQQVFNKTSVSGFIEQSSYSFAPKEKKHNKTTKPTTSSTKTKPRSQRAPAKKRTNPTKGHRSRRKNIHEPFLKDISQPLYCEDDNARHDVKEETGLFIAEHIIDDGSVPLPPLKSQIAGENKVEEKEKKVEIHDPFAFSDVEPAPDPLSTFRARWCSKRVSLPVPDHSTSHQPPATNETSTTQTSQITPKSYLKEEEPKAAETVIPNTATTVTRVMTRSKSRKGQGELLEPLLPPKRSRKGTKKTSKR encoded by the exons ATGACTAGTTCATCAGCAAAA GTTGACGATATTTTTCGCGAGGCGGGAACAGCATTTAACAAACTCTCTGAGATGACTATGTCATTACAAGCTGCGGAAGATTCACTTTCAGATGA AGTATGGAGCCCCGAGGACTTAGAGACACTACGTTCTAGTGTGCACCGCTTTGCTGttgaacttaataaaataagtcaacATATAAAGAAAAGAACCAT gtaTCACTTGCGTCGACTGTTAGAACTTGACAGCGGCGCCATCCGTGACGTGCCAGGTACCTCTCCCGATGTTACCCAACAACCTAGGTACGTTATACAAGCTCCGACGCTTGTGACATCAACTTCAACTTGGGTTGCCTGTGCGGTTCCCGTATCGACGTACATTCCTATTAGTAACCCAGATGCGACGCCCATTGCTTCACTGCCTCAATCCACGTATTGCAACGATATCAGTATCCTGTCGGAGTCCAACGATGTGGTAATACCTCCGGGTATTGAAATACCTTCAGAGTTAGAACCACTGCCGGTACTTTTGCATTTGTCTGATTTGGAGCCGAGCCTATCCCAGCCGGCCCTTATTAAAAGTAATTCTGAAGAAAATGAGACCTCTGAAAGTGAGCTAGACGGGTTTAATCCCGAGGTGGTGCCACCTGTCCCTCCGGAGCAGATCTTGCAAACGGAAAAGAAGAAGAAACCAAAACAAACGACAAAAAATCAAACAAGCAACAGTAATGAAGTTAATAACAACGTTAAGGACAACGTCAATACGGAAATGTGCCTCACAGTACGTCAACTTCTGAAATATTTGAATTGTGAGGAGACACATGGGCAGTCAACAAATGAgcaagtaatcattaattctCCTCCTACGTACACTTTAGCTAGACCAGTACCAAGCGATATTGTCGTTCCCAGTTACGGCACAAGTTCCTCTGTTCAACATCAAGTTACAGTGAGTAAACCTTTTGACTACCACAGCCACGTCGTTAAATCACTTCATACCAAAGCCCCACCATCTTATCAAGAATTTGTACCTTTGTCCAAACAGCAGGTATTTAATAAGACGAGTGTAAGTGGATTCATTGAACAAAGTTCTTATTCCTTCGCTCCTAAAGAGAAGAAACACAATAAAACTACTAAACCAACTACATCGTCAACAAAAACGAAACCTCGGTCTCAAAGGGCTCCGGCTAAAAAAAGAACTAATCCTACAAAAGGACATCGGTCAAGAAGAAAGAACATCCACGAGCCATTTCTCAAAGACATTAGTCAACCTTTATATTGCGAAGACGACAACGCAAGACACGATGTAAAGGAGGAAACAGGCCTCTTCATTGCGGAACATATCATCGATGATGGTAGCGTTCCGCTACCTCCACTTAAATCTCAGATAGCGGGAGAAAATAAagtagaagaaaaagaaaaaaaagtggAAATCCACGACCCCTTCGCGTTCTCGGATGTAGAACCTGCTCCCGATCCGCTTAGCACTTTCCGTGCCCGTTGGTGCAGTAAAAGAGTCTCGCTCCCGGTTCCCGACCACTCCACCAGCCACCAGCCACCGGCCACAAACGAAACAAGCACAACCCAGACATCACAAATAACTCCAAAAAGTTATTTGAAAGAAGAAGAACCGAAAGCTGCTGAAACAGTAATACCAAACACAGCCACGACCGTGACTCGTGTCATGACGAGATCCAAAAGCCGCAAGGGGCAAGGGGAGTTGCTTGAACCTCTACTTCCCCCAAAGCGATCCCGAAAAGGCACTAAGAAAACATCAAAAAGATAA
- the LOC118268507 gene encoding uncharacterized protein LOC118268507 isoform X2 → MYHLRRLLELDSGAIRDVPGTSPDVTQQPRYVIQAPTLVTSTSTWVACAVPVSTYIPISNPDATPIASLPQSTYCNDISILSESNDVVIPPGIEIPSELEPLPVLLHLSDLEPSLSQPALIKSNSEENETSESELDGFNPEVVPPVPPEQILQTEKKKKPKQTTKNQTSNSNEVNNNVKDNVNTEMCLTVRQLLKYLNCEETHGQSTNEQVIINSPPTYTLARPVPSDIVVPSYGTSSSVQHQVTVSKPFDYHSHVVKSLHTKAPPSYQEFVPLSKQQVFNKTSVSGFIEQSSYSFAPKEKKHNKTTKPTTSSTKTKPRSQRAPAKKRTNPTKGHRSRRKNIHEPFLKDISQPLYCEDDNARHDVKEETGLFIAEHIIDDGSVPLPPLKSQIAGENKVEEKEKKVEIHDPFAFSDVEPAPDPLSTFRARWCSKRVSLPVPDHSTSHQPPATNETSTTQTSQITPKSYLKEEEPKAAETVIPNTATTVTRVMTRSKSRKGQGELLEPLLPPKRSRKGTKKTSKR, encoded by the exons AT gtaTCACTTGCGTCGACTGTTAGAACTTGACAGCGGCGCCATCCGTGACGTGCCAGGTACCTCTCCCGATGTTACCCAACAACCTAGGTACGTTATACAAGCTCCGACGCTTGTGACATCAACTTCAACTTGGGTTGCCTGTGCGGTTCCCGTATCGACGTACATTCCTATTAGTAACCCAGATGCGACGCCCATTGCTTCACTGCCTCAATCCACGTATTGCAACGATATCAGTATCCTGTCGGAGTCCAACGATGTGGTAATACCTCCGGGTATTGAAATACCTTCAGAGTTAGAACCACTGCCGGTACTTTTGCATTTGTCTGATTTGGAGCCGAGCCTATCCCAGCCGGCCCTTATTAAAAGTAATTCTGAAGAAAATGAGACCTCTGAAAGTGAGCTAGACGGGTTTAATCCCGAGGTGGTGCCACCTGTCCCTCCGGAGCAGATCTTGCAAACGGAAAAGAAGAAGAAACCAAAACAAACGACAAAAAATCAAACAAGCAACAGTAATGAAGTTAATAACAACGTTAAGGACAACGTCAATACGGAAATGTGCCTCACAGTACGTCAACTTCTGAAATATTTGAATTGTGAGGAGACACATGGGCAGTCAACAAATGAgcaagtaatcattaattctCCTCCTACGTACACTTTAGCTAGACCAGTACCAAGCGATATTGTCGTTCCCAGTTACGGCACAAGTTCCTCTGTTCAACATCAAGTTACAGTGAGTAAACCTTTTGACTACCACAGCCACGTCGTTAAATCACTTCATACCAAAGCCCCACCATCTTATCAAGAATTTGTACCTTTGTCCAAACAGCAGGTATTTAATAAGACGAGTGTAAGTGGATTCATTGAACAAAGTTCTTATTCCTTCGCTCCTAAAGAGAAGAAACACAATAAAACTACTAAACCAACTACATCGTCAACAAAAACGAAACCTCGGTCTCAAAGGGCTCCGGCTAAAAAAAGAACTAATCCTACAAAAGGACATCGGTCAAGAAGAAAGAACATCCACGAGCCATTTCTCAAAGACATTAGTCAACCTTTATATTGCGAAGACGACAACGCAAGACACGATGTAAAGGAGGAAACAGGCCTCTTCATTGCGGAACATATCATCGATGATGGTAGCGTTCCGCTACCTCCACTTAAATCTCAGATAGCGGGAGAAAATAAagtagaagaaaaagaaaaaaaagtggAAATCCACGACCCCTTCGCGTTCTCGGATGTAGAACCTGCTCCCGATCCGCTTAGCACTTTCCGTGCCCGTTGGTGCAGTAAAAGAGTCTCGCTCCCGGTTCCCGACCACTCCACCAGCCACCAGCCACCGGCCACAAACGAAACAAGCACAACCCAGACATCACAAATAACTCCAAAAAGTTATTTGAAAGAAGAAGAACCGAAAGCTGCTGAAACAGTAATACCAAACACAGCCACGACCGTGACTCGTGTCATGACGAGATCCAAAAGCCGCAAGGGGCAAGGGGAGTTGCTTGAACCTCTACTTCCCCCAAAGCGATCCCGAAAAGGCACTAAGAAAACATCAAAAAGATAA